One genomic segment of Brachionichthys hirsutus isolate HB-005 chromosome 13, CSIRO-AGI_Bhir_v1, whole genome shotgun sequence includes these proteins:
- the LOC137903459 gene encoding LOW QUALITY PROTEIN: zinc finger protein 40-like (The sequence of the model RefSeq protein was modified relative to this genomic sequence to represent the inferred CDS: inserted 1 base in 1 codon), whose translation MVNFGAEQVYKDQKPKKQGKYVCEYCSRACAKPSVLLKHIRSHTGERPYPCVTCGFSFKTKSNLYKHKKSHAHAIKLGLIARSESGGGSLSQESDKALSAHSEAEESGDSDEEDSNADLDPDSSQSSLAALSENSLQSAASGQRGHETKVTAALPKVVVYPVNVSPLRADSPRVTGTAPEQAAAQRQREFQSANLRSSITVLSSLKEVDGVNPSLDTVSEDKDQQCRSPLLSGHAQLQRQQATDFSQQQPVKCLLSPRSLGSTDSGYFSRSESADQAMSPPSPFVKITPPVDIDIVKNFLPNASTMVATVMHVAAEQKTRATEGQMRPPLEAKALSLEERISKLISDNEAVVDNKQLDSVKPRRTSLSRRGSIDSPKSYIFKDSFQFDLKPMGRRSSSSSDIPKSPFTPPDKSKPVFLLSVPSQYPPMECLPITRSNSMPSTPGHSALPLNVAPLPHPLRICQSFDDKISSLNDDVFSSAPPTPNPAIHSRTLVRQAAVEDFSTSEGHILPTVRSMDDGYQTEKLCRPKAQCTSVKPVVTATESWRILKLIRXFYCSELHGPKNKPITVKDADQDVFPRSPTENMKPRLLSQ comes from the exons ATGGTGAACTTTGGCGCCGAACAGGTTTACAAGGACCAAAAGCCTAAGAAGCAAGGAAAGTATGTTTGCGAATACTGCAGCCGGGCTTGTGCAAAGCCTAGTGTGCTGCTCAAACACATCAGATCTCACACAGGAGAGAGACCATACCCCTGTGTGACTTGTGGCTTCTCATTCAAAACAAAGAGCAACCTGTACAAGCACAAGAAATCGCATGCTCATGCTATAAAACTGGGTCTCATTGCACGCTCGGAATCTGGAGGTGGATCACTATCTCAAGAATCTGACAAAGCACTGAGCGCACATTCGGAGGCAGAGGAGAGTGGAGACAGTGATGAGGAAGATAGTAATGCAGATTTGGACCCTGACTCATCACAGAGCAGTCTGGCAGCTTTGTCTGAAAATAGTTTACAGAGCGCAG CCTCAGGTCAGAGGGGTCATGAGACCAAAGTAACGGCTGCACTCCCAAAGGTTGTTGTGTATCCAGTCAATGTCTCCCCTCTGAGGGCAGACAGCCCAAGAGTTACAGGTACAGCACCAGAGCAAGCTGCTGCACAACGGCAAAGGGAGTTCCAGTCTGCGAATCTGAGATCAAGCATTACAGTCCTCTCATCGCTTAAAGAGGTGGATGGGGTAAATCCCTCACTAGATACTGTGAGTGAAGACAAAGACCAACAGTGCAGGTCTCCTTTGTTAAGTGGACATGCTCAGCTTCAGAGGCAACAAGCAACAGACTTTTCTCAACAGCAACCCGTTAAGTGCTTACTTAGTCCGCGAAGTTTGGGAAGTACAGATTCTGGCTACTTCTCACGTTCTGAAAGTGCTGACCAAGCCATGAGTCCACCCAGCCCATTTGTCAAGATAACTCCACCGGTGGATATTGACATCGTAAAGAATTTCCTTCCAAATGCCTCGACCATGGTTGCCACAGTCATGCACGTAGCTGCTGAGCAAAAGACACGGGCCACAGAGGGACAAATGCGTCCACCGTTAGAAGCGAAAGCTCTTTCCCTTGAAGAGCGAATTTCAAAACTGATATCTGACAATGAGGCAGTAGTTGACAACAAGCAGCTGGACAGTGTCAAGCCAAGGAGGACCTCACTCTCAAGGAGGGGCAGCATAGATTCTCCCAAATCATACATATTTAAAGACTCTTTTCAGTTTGACCTTAAACCAATGGGAAGAAGGTCAAGTTCCAGTTCAGACATCCCAAAATCCCCATTTACTCCCCCAGATAAGTCAAAGCCAGTATTTCTTCTCTCTGTACCTTCTCAATATCCTCCAATGGAATGCTTGCCAATAACAAGGAGTAACTCTATGCCTTCAACACCGGGACACTCTGCTCTTCCCCTTAATGTAGCCCCCCTTCCTCATCCTTTGCGAATTTGTCAGTCATTTGATGACAAGATTAGTTCACTGAATGATGATGTATTTTCTTCAGCCCCACCAACCCCAAATCCAGCAATACATTCTCGGACTTTAGTCAGACAAGCAGCAGTGGAAGACTTTTCCACCAGTGAAGGGCATATCCTCCCCACTGTTCGTTCCATGGATGATGGATATC AAACCGAAAAACTCTGCAGACCAAAGGCACAATGTACGAGTGTGAAACCTGTCGTAACCGCTACAGAAAGTTGGAGAATTT